The sequence TGCTTCTCCTCGCGATCAACATGTCGCTTGCATCTGCTatccccggctatctcgtcgacCCTTTGTTATTCCCTTGACTACCCTCTGTCTAAGTCCACCCCCTCCATCAATCTCACCTCGCGTCATCTCGTCACGCAACGGTCGTGTGTGGGAGAACCGCCCAGCCGCCGCGGGCCCACCAGCGCCCTGTTGATCTTCCCCCAAGAGCCGGAACCACTCAACACCACGTCCTCCACTTTCTTCGTCTAGATAGTTCAGCCCCGCCTCCTCTCTTCCTCGACGTGCACAGCAACCGCGCCAAGCTCGACCCGCCGCCCAGCCGTCTGCACTAGGAGCCTGCGCCCAGAGTTCCGCATGTGCCATGCTCGTCCCAACGTCAACGGTCACCATGAGCAGGTAAGcccctctccttcttcctctcTCCCACGCCCGTCTTTGCGCTCCCTTGGTCGCGCCCCCTCCTTGTGTTGCAGCCGTGCCGGCAACGGCCTGCAGTGTCGCGCCCATCCCATGTCGCGTCCGGCCGCGCCACTGTGGGCATGTGCTCGGCGTCGCTTTGCCCGCTACTTCCCAGCCGGCGAGCCGTCGGTGCCGCTCCTGGTCGAGCGCTCTCGCTCACCCCATCCCCTGTGCGGCTCCACCACCCTCACGGTCCTCACCCCATATACCCGGTCGTCACCTCTCCCTTCTCTCTTCCTTGCATCCCATCACCTCTCTCTTGGGCCAACCATGGCCGCTGATGCCAGCTCCGGCGAGCAGCAGCCCCACCGCGTGTCCATGGCGCCACCGGCCGTGGCAGCAGCCATGGCGTTGCTCTGCGCGCCCTGCACCCTGGCCGAAAATGATCGCGCCCCGGTCGTCCCTACGCGACCCTGATCAGCAACCGTTTTGGCGTGTGTGCGGTGCATGGAGGAGAACCAGTCAAACCACCTTGCATGCGAGATAGAGAATCAGGGAACCGCCCATGCCCCTCTGCGCTGGCTGCATGTAGCAAAAATCAAGGGCGTCTAGGAGAGAAAAAAGGAATTGTCATTGGACCCAGGCACATGCACAATAGGTTTCCATGCATAGGGCCAGCCAATAAAAATATTGCCCTCACCCCATCTAAGGGTTTAACTTTGTCCAATCATGTTGTGCCGCATCATATTAATACACGGTGGAGGAAGTATGTAAAACTATTTTCATTAGTTACCCCAAGTGCTATAATATTTGATTACTCTCACAAAGCCGCCGGCGCCTCCGCCCTCATGCCCAGGGGTCGACGCCGACTTACTCTCGCCCCAATTTCGTCGCCTCTGCCGGAGGGCGGTCAGACTGAAGATGGGCGCGCCCAGGGCGGACAGACTGAAGATGGCCGCGATGCTGCTGCTACCGAGGAAGCGAGTTCGGAGGATGAAGTTCTTCGGTCGGCGATGTACGCTGGGTTCTCGTCGGAGGAAGCAAGTGTTTTTTTGCAAGAGAAGAAGAATTCGCAGGTGTCTCAGGTACGTTTTGATGCTCAATTTAGAGAAGATTTCTGGATTGATTTGGGCTTTCCTAAGGGCAGCCGCTGGTGGGAGAACTCGGATTCTCCCATTCATGGTGCGCCTGTGAATCCTAATGCTGTTGTTCGATCCGATGCTAGTCTGGGCGTTCATGAATCTTCAGAGAGCCTACAGGCTAGCCTGAATGCTTTGGATCTGGAATCTAGGATCGGAACACATACGGATCAAAATAAAAGATCATTCGTAAACAGTTCATCGATCCAGGATTCAGGTGCACACCTAAAACCTTCTCGTCGTGGTGTCCATATCCGGCCTTGGCGCGGTCCTCTCCCGCGGCCTAGAAGGAAGGAAGCTATTTCTCTTGCTGCGTTCTGGCCTTCTTCGGCACAGGCCTTCCATGGGTCCTGTTCGCCGGTCTCAACTTCCAAGGTGGGATGGACGATGCCACAGCCCCCAAAGCTAGATGTGCGCAGCGAGTTTCCACCGCTGATTGCTGCTGTTTCGGTAGATTCCCGATCGGGTCCAGCAGTGATCCCGGCGGAGATTGAGGCAGTCGGGATTTTGAATTCTGTAAGTTTGGAAACAAATCGTGCGGCTTTGGTGAATCGGGCCAAGGGATATGGTTTGACAAGAAAACTTTTACGAAGACCTATTCCTAGGACTTGCCGTCACTTCTCCTCTCGGCTCGGCCTCATTCCCATGAGCGACAACAACCGACCTTCATACGCAGCGATGGCGGCCCGTCAGCCGACGCGTGAAGGTCAGCGCCCACCGATGCCGCAAGCACGTGGTGGTGGGCTTGCTGCTCCGCGTGGGGGTAGAGGATCTCTCCCAAGGTCCAGCCGTGGACGGGCCATCTTGGGGGGTCGTGATCGCGGTCATGCCCGTGGGAGTGGCCGCGGGTGGTTCAATCCTGGACGTGGGCGTGGCTTTGGGCAGGTTCAGGCTGCTGCTCCTCAACAACGCTATGTCCCGGTTGACCTTCAGGAAGCTAGCCAAGGAACTCAGGCAGAGGCGCCGGAACCAATCAAGGCCAAAAAGCCTCGTACACCATTCTGTTTTCGCTGTAAGTGTCTTGGGCACCTGCAAGAGAATTGCTCAGCTATTCTTGACTGCTGCATCTGCAACAAAAAAAATAATCATGTGCCGGCAAAGTGTCCTATTCTCAAGATGCCAAGGCCTACTGCATCTATGTTGGGGTGTGCAAAAAATGAATTGACCTTTTTTCGGATCCCGGAGTTTGACTTGATGGTCGAGGCTCCTGCACCGGCACCAACTGCTTTGATATCAGTATCAGGTGGTAAATTAGATGCGTTGGCCATTCAATTGGAGCTTGCCAAATTGTCTAGAGTGGAGTGGAACTGGGAAGCTCTACCCCATGGGGATGATTCTTTTCTGGTAGTATTTCCCTCAGAGGATGAACTGCTCCGGATGGCTGATATTGAGTATAAACTCAAGAGTGGAATTTCTATTAGTATCAGTCAATGGGAAAGGACTGGGGATGCTAGTCCAGCCTATTATTTGGATGAGATTTGGGTGCATGTTACAGGTGTTCCTCATGACTGGCGTCACTTCTTGGCCTTCTGGGCAGTTGGGTCTATGATTGGCACTACGATTGAGGTTGATATGTTGACATACAGGAAGAAGGGG is a genomic window of Zea mays cultivar B73 chromosome 5, Zm-B73-REFERENCE-NAM-5.0, whole genome shotgun sequence containing:
- the LOC103626764 gene encoding uncharacterized protein, which encodes MPRGRRRLTLAPISSPLPEGGQTEDGRAQGGQTEDGRDAAATEEASSEDEVLRSAMYAGFSSEEASVFLQEKKNSQVSQVRFDAQFREDFWIDLGFPKGSRWWENSDSPIHGAPVNPNAVVRSDASLGVHESSESLQASLNALDLESRIGTHTDQNKRSFVNSSSIQDSGAHLKPSRRGVHIRPWRGPLPRPRRKEAISLAAFWPSSAQAFHGSCSPVSTSKVGWTMPQPPKLDVRSEFPPLIAAVSVDSRSGPAVIPAEIEAVGILNSVSLETNRAALVNRAKGYGLTRKLLRRPIPRTCRHFSSRLGLIPMSDNNRPSYAAMAARQPTREGQRPPMPQARGGGLAAPRGGRGSLPRSSRGRAILGGRDRGHARGSGRGWFNPGRGRGFGQVQAAAPQQRYVPVDLQEASQGTQAEAPEPIKAKKPRTPFCFRCKCLGHLQENCSAILDCCICNKKNNHVPAKCPILKMPRPTASMLGCAKNELTFFRIPEFDLMVEAPAPAPTALISVSGGKLDALAIQLELAKLSRVEWNWEALPHGDDSFLVVFPSEDELLRMADIEYKLKSGISISISQWERTGDASPAYYLDEIWVHVTGVPHDWRHFLAFWAVGSMIGTTIEVDMLTYRKKGIIRLLVGILDREQLPLTTDIVFHKVGYDITFTPELPDFEPAMPSLVLDASEKEDGDNKEDGAPRVSEFDPSRKKQKNVLGSFGPNSSSDRQDSAPMHVDCSEVHRPMYTTGSGVCVVAPTEKSVIKSSLPPGFKTGKPNGSISLMKPLSPSKERTTDHAKQVSVHVVPGSALVAGTGAAIPAGDLASDNWAPVVPQAGPSLTSMVNGTTMPLQFGSLNMANQTLAACSRPAVERNLVATQQMKTTQGVVQDQSLRGESEPENYAPAPVISYDIDMTEKAMRRAAARNLDADLGSKTVASSQEMLHSPLTPVQQETGHLFHCTLASNMGYFTEGGVATYGCGGYAVLGAGGHGLFFPGSWVAV